The following is a genomic window from Nocardioides thalensis.
CGCTGCGCGAGCAGCTGAAGAAGCGGGTGCCCCAGGGCGAGGGACCGTCGGACCGGCGCCGCGAGAAGTCCTGGTTCAGTGTCGACTTCCTGGCCGAGTCGGCCGGTACGACGGTGCGCACCCGCGTGAGCGGCGGCGACCCCGGCTACACCGAGACCGCGAAGATGCTCGCGGAGTCGGCGTTGTGCCTGGCCCTCGACGAGACGCCCGCGGTGGCGGGCCAGGTGACGACCGCCCAGGCCATGGGGGATGCGCTCCTGACGCGCCTGCAGCGGGCAGGGCTGACCTTCGAGACCTGCTGAGCGTAGCCCGAGGACACCCAAGACATGTGCGACACGGCGTGACGGATTTCCGGTTGGCTAGTTGCGCCTAGAGGAAGTGTGTCCATCTCGGGAAGGTAACGACACATGTCATCACTCACCGCTGCGCCCAGCACGGCGCTCGCCATCGACTGGGAGGGGACCCTCGAGGACTCCCTCAACCCGGTCATCGACTTCGTGCCGAAGCTGCTGGTCTTCCTCGTCATCCTCTTCATCGGGTGGCTGATCGCGAAGGCCGTCGCGAAGTTCCTCGGCATCGTCCTGCAGCGCGTCGGCTTCACGACCCTGTTGTCGAAGGCGGGCGCCGACCGGGCGCTGACCTCGGCGTCGGTCAACCCGCTCGACATCATCTGCAAGCTGGCCTACTACTTCATCCTGCTCATCGCGCTCCAGCTCGCGCTGAGCGCGTTCGGGCCGAGCAACCCGGTCAGCGAGATCGTCAACGACATCGTGCGCTGGCTGCCGCAGGCCGTGGTCGCGATCGTCATCGTGGTCATCGCCGGTGCCGTCGCCAACGCGGTGAAGGACCTGCTCACCGGCGTCCTCGGCGGCGTCTCCTACGGACCGCTGCTCGCCAAGATCGCCAGCGGCTTCATCGTGGCCCTCGGTGTGATCGCCGCGCTCAACCAGATCGGGATCGGCCTGTCGGTCACGATGCCGGTGCTGATCGCCGTGCTCGCCACGGTCGGCGGCATCCTCGTGGTCGGCGTGGGTGGTGGCCTGATCGCCCCGATGCGTGACCGCTGGGAGCGCTGGCTCGACCAGCTCGCGAGCGAGACCGCCGGCAACGGCACGCACGTCGACCCGGCCGCGGCGTCGTACGGGACGGGGCCCGGCGCCACGCCGACGCCGCCCCCGCCGCCGCCGTCCGCCGGCTACTGACCCCCATGATCGCGGCGGCCGCCCCTTCCTGCGGGGGCGGCCGCTGCGTGTGTCGTGGGTCAGGCGGTCATCACTCGGCCGGGCTGGGCATGCCCTCGCGGGTCACGCCCTGGTCGGCGTTGTAGTCCGTCAGGGCCTCGCCCGCCTCGGCGTATTCCACCGGGAGCTCGTCGAGGTCCCACCAGGGTTGGGTGACGACCTCGCCGAGGGCAGCCGCGTCGAGCACGTCGTCGGTCGCGCTCACGACCAGGCGCAGGTCGCGGCGGGGACTGATCAGCTCCGCCACGGCCGTGCGGGTCGGATCCGGGCTCTGTGATGCCGGGTCGCGGTAGGTGCGCAGCACGTCACCGTCGCCGAGCCGGGTCACCTCGCAACCGACCATCGAGGACTCGCACTCGTCGTAGGGTCCGCTGCGCTGGTCGATCGCCTCTTTGCAGTCGGGATCGGACTCCTCGCACTTCGGCTGGTCGGTCTCCCCGTAGGTCGCGGTGAACGACTGCACGTTCGCGAAGACCTCGCCCGGCCGCGCGCCGTCCGGGGTGAACCGGAAGCTGGCGGTCAGCTCGTTGTCGGCCAGGGTGTCCGGGTCGAAGTCGACCACGTCCGAGCCGCCGGGCTCGGAGAACCCGCCGTCCGCGACCTCATCGACGGCCGACATCAGCGCGGCGACGGTCGCGCGGCCGGTGATCGGGGCGGTCTCGCCGGACAGCTCGCCGATCGAGGGTGCGGGCACGGAAGCGACCGACGACTCGTCGGAGGTGCCGCCGACTCCCTGTACGGCGAGCGTGCCGCCGACGATCACGGACGCCGCGGCGGCGGCGCCGAGGGCGGTGAACGTCCGGCGGCGGCGCCGCTCGCCGAGTCCTCGCTCGCGGGCCCTGGCGGCGAGCGCGGGGAGGTCGGCGGCGACGTCGCTGACCGCGTCCTCCATGTGGTCGTGGAGCTTCATGTCAGTCCTCCTGGTCGGACAGGTCGGGGTAGAGGGTGCGGAGCCGGGCGAGCGCGCGTGACGAGCGGGTGCGGCAGGCCGACTCGGTGATGCCGAGCTGGTCCGCCGCCTCGGCGACGGGGAGGTCCTCCCAGTAGCGGAGGACGAGGACCGCTCGGTCCATCCGCGGGAGGCCGGCCAGCGCATCGAGGAGCGCGAGGCGGCGGGTCGGGTCCGGGCCGGGCGAGGCGCGGTCGGCGCCGTACTCGAGGGGGAGCTCGGACACCCGCTTGCGGCGCTTCTCGGAGAGGAAGGTCCGGGTCAGGATCTGGCGGGTGTAGGCGACGGGGTTCTCGGCGCGGGAGACGAGCTTCCAGCGGGCGTACGCCGTGGCGTAGGCACTCTGCACGAGGTCCTCCGCCTGGTGCCGGTCGCCGCACAGGAGCACCGCCGTGCGCAGCAACCGGTCGCCGGTCGCGTGGACGAACTCCTCGAACGTCTCGGTGGTCGGCACGCTCTCCGGTCTTTCCAGGGCAGCTGCGGTGGGTGGGTTCACACCATTCCAGAGGGGAAGAGCCCTCGAAATGTTGCGCTCGTCGGGCGCGGCGCCGAAATGGCGCTCGACCGCCAACCTGTCAAGATATGTGCGCCCGCCCCCGTAGCTCAGTGGATAGAGCAGCCGCCTCCTAAGCGAAAGGTCGTAGGTTCGACTCCTACCGGGGGCACATGACAGAACGGCAGGATTCCGGCGAGCCGGTGACCCGGCGCGCGCGCCGCGTCGCGCGCTCGCAGCGCCGCGGTGTCGCCGGCAAGCGCCGCGCCTACACGCCGCACCACACGGTCGCCAAGGTCATCACCGCGACCCTGCTCGCGCTGGCGATGGCCACCGGTGTCTCGGTCGTGCTGGTCTACAACCACTGGAACGGCAACCTCCTGGTCGACGACGTCGCCGACCAGCTGGGCAACGACCGGCCGAAGAAGAAGAAGGTCGAAGGCCCGCAGGAGCCGATGAACATCCTGGTGATGGGCTCCGACACCCGCGAGGGCGAGGGCAACAACATCGACGGGATGAACCTCTCCGGCGAGCGCTCCGACACCACGATCCTGATCCACCTGTCGGCAAGCCGGGAGTTCGCCTACGGCATCAGCATTCCGCGCGACACGATGGTCGACCGCCCCACCTGCTTCGCCGAGGACGGCAGCGAGATCCCCGGCGAGCAGGACGCGATCTGGAACGACGCGTTCTCCATCGGCGGCCCCGCGTGCACCATCCGGCAGTTCGAGCAGCTCAGCGGGGTACGGATCGACAACTACGTCGTCGTCGACTTCGGCGGCTTCAAGGACATGGTCGACGCCCTCGACGGCGTCGAGGTCTGCATCCCCGAGGAGATCGTCGACACCGAGCACAACATCACGCTCGAGCCCGGCACGCGGGAGATCAGGGGCGACGAGGCACTGAGCTACGTCCGGGTGCGGTCCAACATCAGCGACGGCAGCGACCCCCAGCGCATCCGCCGGCAGCAGGCCTTCATGGCCTCGATGCTCAACAAGGCGGTCGACCTCGGCATGCTCGCGCGCCCCGACCGGATCGTGGGCTTCATGAACGCGCTGACCGGCTCCCTGCAGACCGACTTCGAGAACGTGTCGCAGATCGCCGACATCGGCAGCACCTTCCGCGGCGTCGGCCTCGGCGAGGTGAAGTTCGTGACCACCCCGTGGCAGGCCTGGCCGCCCGACCCGAACCGGATCGAGTGGACCCCGGAGGTCGACCGGCTGTGGGAGCTCGTGGTCAACGACGAGCCGCTCACCGCCGAGTTCGCGGAGGAGTCGATCAGCGCCGCCGACGACCCGGAGGGCACCGACGCCACCGACTCGACCGAGGGCACCGAGGGGACCGACGCGCCGACCGACGAGGGCGCCCAGGGCGGCAAGAAGGGCGGCGACGAGGGTCTCTCCGACGACGCCCGCGAGTACGCCGGTCTGTGCACGTGACCGAGAAGAGCCCGGGCCCGGAGAAGGACCCGGAGAAGGAGTCCGACTGGCAGCGGCGCAAGCGGCTGGCCGAGATCTTCGGCGACGTGCTCCCGGAGACGACGCGCGACGAGCGCGACGCCGACAAGGGCGACCGCGGCGACGAGTCGGCCTCCGACCGCTGGCTGAAATCGCAAGTGCCGCCCCACCACGGGTGAGGCGGCACCTGCCGTTGTTGCTGCGGGGCTCGTGGCCCCGGTGATCAGCGGTTCGCGAGCGAGTCGCGGATCTGGGTGAGGAGCTCGACCTCCGACGGGCCAGGCGCCTCGTCGGGGAAGAACCGCTCCTTCGCCTTGGTGTAGGGAACGACCACGAAGAAGTAGACGACCGCGGCCATGATCAAGAAGGCGACGACCGCGTTGAGGAAGAGCCCGAACAGGCTCTCGCCGAAGAGGTCGTTGTACAGGTCGTCCGGGAGCAGGCTGGTGAGCCAGGCGACGAATGCGTTCACGACCTCGGCGAACGCAAGCGCCATGATCAGACCGACGGCGATCTCGATGAGATTGCCGCGCAGGATGAAGTTCTTGAAGCCTTCCATGTTTCTCCTTGGAGCCGAGATAACGCCCTACACCCCCGGTAGGGACTCTGACTGAACCTAGCGGTTCCGCCACGCGTACGTCACGAACGACGTCACGGCGGACGACGTCACCTGCTGCACGTCCGCATCTGGTATGCCGAGCACCACCACCCGCCCGGCGAGCGCCCCGTGCCCGTCGTCCGTGGCCGGAACCGCCAGCACGACCGCGCCGTACGAGACGGTCGTCGTGACGCGCTCCTGCGGGTCCGTCGCGAGCACGTCGACCCGGTCGCCCACCTCGAGCAGCGCCGCCTGCGCCGCGTCGGAGAACCGCACCGGCACCGCCGTCGTCCCCGGCGCCGCCTCGACCAGCTGCGGCCCGACCAGCCGCACGTCCGTCACCGCCTCCCCCTCCCGCAACGGCGCCGCCAACGTCGCCCCCACCGGGGCGTCGACCACAGACGCAGGCACGGAGTCCGGCCCGACCTCCGTGACCCGCAGGTCCCCTTCCGTCAGCACGGCCCCCGCCGGCAGGTCACGCGACGCGACGAGCACCTCGACCGTCTCCGGAGGAGGCGGCGCCACACTCCGCAACCCGACGACGGTCGCCCCCGCCACGCACAACGCGGCAATCAGCCGCCGCCGACGCAGCAGCCCCCGCCGCAGGGCGACCCAGCGATCACCCACGCGCCGCCGCAGCGGCACGCGCGGCCGTTCATCAACCGAGTCCCGAGAATCCATAGCCCGCGACGCTAGCCCCGGAACGCCTCCCACGGGCTCGTCCTCCACAGGGCAGGGCAGGAGGTCGGGGCCGGGTGGGGGTTCCCGGCGATTTCGCGACGACGCGCCGACGCCCGGACCACAGCGGCGTCGTACCGGAGAGCGTCGCGCGCGGCGGAGCGAGCAAGCCGGGAACACCCACCCGGCCCCGACCGCCCGCAGCGCCGCGGAGGCCGAACCCCAAGAACTGAGAGCTACGCAGACGCCGCCGCAGCAGCAGAGGTCCCCGCCCCAGAGGCCGAGCCCGACGTACTGCTGCTGCTGCTTGACGACGAGTCGGAAGAGCTCGAGGAGTCGGACGAGGTCGTCGTGGTCGACGAGCCAGAGGTCGACGTACCCGACCGGCTGTCGGTCCGGTAGAACCCGGATCCCTTGAACACCACGCCCACCGCGTTGAAGAGCTTGCGCAGCCGGCCGTCGCACTCCGGGCAGACGGTCAGGGCGTCGTCGGAGAAGCTCTGGAATTGCTCGAACGCGTGGCCGCAGTCGGTGCAGGCGTACTGGTAGGTGGGCATCAGGAACTCCGGGCGGTTAGCACTCTCGGTCTACGACTGCCAAGGATACGCGATCCCCCGGCCAGGTCGCGAGTCCGCTTCGGTCACAATGGCGCCCACCATGGTCGACGCAGACGACATCGCCCCGGCTCGCCCGGTCGGCGCAGCCCGGCCCGCCGGCCCGCCGGCCCCCGTCCGTTGGTGGCGCACCTTCCGGGGATGGCCCGGACCGCTCCGGTTCACGACGTACGGCGCGGTCGCGCTGGTGCTGGTGCTGGTCGCGGTCGTCGTGTTCGGCGCGGTCGTCGTCCGCCGCTCTTGGCCCGAGACCGACGGCGAGATCGAGGTGCCCGGCCTGAACGCGCAGGCCGAGGTGATCCGCGACGAGCACGGCATCCCGCAGATCTACGCCGACACGATGCACGACCTGATGCTCGCCCAGGGCTTCGTCCACGCGCAGGAGCGCTTCTTCGAGATGGACGTGCGCCGCCACGCCACCTCCGGCCGGCTGGCCGAGCTGTTCGGGGAGGACGCGCTCGAGACCGACCTCGTCGTGCGCACCCTCGGGTGGCGGCGGATCGCCGAGCGGGAGCTCACGCTGCTCGAGCCGCGCACCCGCGACCTGCTCGACGCCTACGCGCAGGGCGTCAACGCGTACCTGTCCGACCGCTCGGCGTCGGAGATCTCGCTGGAGTACGCCTTGCTCGGCGTGACCGGGCTCGACTACCAGCCCGCCGACTGGACCGCCGCCGACTCCGTCGCCTGGCTCAAGGCGATGGCCTGGGACCTCCGCGGCAACCTCGAGGAGGAGATCGGGCGGGCGGTCAGCGCATCGGCGGTCGGCGAGGACCGCGCGGCCGCGCTGTACCCGGACTATCCCTACGACGCGCACCCGCCGATCGTCACCAGCGGCGCGGTGGTCGACGAGGTCTTCGAGCAGGACGCCGCGACCGGTGACACCCGGCTGCCGCAGCGGCCGGCACCCGGCCCGGTGGTCGAGGAGGTCGCCCAGCGACCGTCACGAGACCTGGGGAGTGACGAGCTCGCCGCGGTCGACCGGGTGCTGGACGCCGTACCGGCGCTTCTCGGCAAGGGCGACGGCATCGGCAGCAACGCGTGGGTGGTCGACGGGTCGCGCACCGAGAGCGGCGCGCCGATCCTCGCCAACGACCCGCACCTGGGCGTCTCGCTGCCGGGTGTCTGGATGCAGGTCGGCCTGCACTGCCGGGAGGTCAGCTCGGCCTGCCCTCTCGACGCGGCGGGCTTCAGCTTCTCCGGCGTGCCGGGCGTCGTCATCGGCCACAACGCCGACATCGCGTGGGGCTTCACCAACCTGGCGCCGGACACCACGGACCTCTTCGTGGAGCGCGTCGAGGGCGACCGCTGGCAGTACGACGGGCGAATGCTGCCGCTGCGCGAGCGGATCGAGACGATCGAGGTGCGCGACGGCGAGGACGTCGAGCTCGTGGTGCGGTCGACCGCCCACGGTCCGATCCTCTCCGACATCGACGGCCTGCTGGGGGAGCAGGTCGCCGACGCCGGGCTGGCCGTCCGGGACGGGGACCGGTGGGACCACGAGGTCGCCCTGGCGTGGACGGCGCTGGAGCCGCGCCCGACCGCGGACGCCCTGGTCGCGCTCAACCTCGCCGACGACTGGGAGTCCTTCCGTGCCGCGATGGCCGACTTCGCGGCCCCCGGCCAGAACGTCGTCTACGCCGACGTCGAGGGCCACATCGGCTACCAGGCCACCGGGCTGGTGCCGATCCGCGGGTCCGGCAACGACGGCAAGGTCCCGGCGGCCGGCTGGCGGCCGGAGAACGACTGGACGGGCGAGTACGTCCCCTACGACGCGCTGCCGAGCGTCCTCGACCCGGAGTCGGGCATGGTGGTGACCGCCAACCAGTCGGTGATCGACGCCTCCGGCGGCTATCCGTACTTCCTCACCGACGACAGCGACTACGGCTACCGGTCCTCGCGCATCGGCGACCTGCTCGCCGGGCAGGAGTCGCTGACCGTCGAGGACATGTCCCGGATGCAGTACGACGACCGCAGCCCGATGGCCGAGGTGCTCGTCCCCTACCTCCTCGGCGTCGATCCCGGCGACGGCTACTACGACGACGGGCTCGCCCTGCTCGAGGGATGGGACTTCCGCCAGCAGGCCGACAGCGCCGCGGCGGCGTACTTCAACGTCGTCTGGGACCAGCTGCTGCACCGCGCCTTCGACGACGAGCTGCCCGAGGTGGCCGAGCCCGACGGCGGCGACCGCTGGTTCGCCGCGGTGACCGGCCTGCTCGGGCGTCCCGGCGACCCGTGGTGGGACGACGTCGAGACCGACGAGGTGGAGCGCCGCGACGACATCCTGGTGGCGGCACTGCGCGCGGCCCGCGACAAGCTCACCGCGCTCCAGTCGCCGAACGCCGAGGAGTGGGAGTGGGGCAGGCTGCACCGCCTCTGGCTGCGGTCGTCGACCCTCGGCGAGTCCGGCATCGGCGCGGTCGAGCGGCTGTTCAACCGCGGACCCTGGGAGCTGCCCGCCGGCGGCTCCTTGGTCAACGCGACCGGGTGGGACGCCCGCGAGGGGTTCGAGGTCGCGACCGCCCCGTCGATGCGGATGGTCGTACCGATGGACGACCTCGACGCCGCGCGCTGGGTCTCGCTCACCGGTGTCTCGGGCCACGCGTTCCACCCGCACTACACCGACCAGACCGACCTCTGGGCGCGCGGCGACACGCTGCCGTGGGTGTTCTCGCGAGAGGCGGTCGAGGACGCCGGCGAGGACGTGCTGTCCCTGCTCCCGGAGGAGTAGCTAGAACCGCCGGATCCCCGCGGGCGAGCACGCGGCCGCGACCCGCCGGTCGTGCGCCTCGGCAGGTACGTCGACGCCGACCTCGTCGTCGTAGAGCAGCACGCACGTGAACGTGCCCACGGGCACCCGGGCGAGCGTCCGGTCGTAGGAGCCGCCGCCGCGGCCGAGCCGCATCCCGGTGGGCGACACGGCCAGGCCCGGCACCAGCACGGCGTCGGCGGTGGCGACGGCCTCGACGCCGAGGGTCGTCCCGAGCGGCTGGAGCAGCCCGCGACCCGCCCGGGTGAGGGACGTCGGACCGGAGTACACCGCCCAGTCGAGGTCGTTGTCGGGCAGCAGCACGGGCAGCACCACCCGCTTGCCGACGGCGAGCAGGTCGTCGAGGAGGCGGGTCGTGCCCGGCTCGGTGCCGATGGAGACGTAGGCGGCGACGGTGGCGCTGCGTCGCACCTCGTCGGAGGCGAGCAGGTGGTCGGCGATCGCGCCGGCCGACTCCCCGATCTCGGCGAGCGAGCGCCGGCGGCGGGTGGTCACCAGCCGGTCGCGGAGCGCGAGCTTGGCGGCCGCCGTACCCCCTCCGGGCGACGGCCATTCCTCGGGAAGTTGCGAGGTCGGCACCGGACCAGCCTACGATCGAAGGTATGGGTGGAACCGGACGGAGCGTCGGGCTCGAAAAAGCACGGGAGAAGATGGCAGCAGCGGGGGTCGACCCCGTCGCGATCGACAACTTCGCGCACTACTACCGGCTGCTCGAGCACGGTGAGACGGGGATGATCCCCGAGGCCAGCATCGACCCGGTCGACATCGAGTCCCTCGCCGGCGCGGACGTCGACGACGCGGTCGCGGCCGACGCCGTACGCAAGACCGCGGTGATCAAGCTCAACGGCGGCCTCGGCACCTCGATGGGCATGGACCGCGCGAAGTCGCTGCTCTGTGTGCGCCGCGGGCTGTCGTTCCTCGACATCATCGCGCGGCAGGTGCTGCACCTGCGCAAGGAGTACGACGCGACGCTGCCGCTGATCTTCATGAACAGCTTCCGCACGTCGGCCGACACGCTCGCCGCGCTCGCGCGCTACGAGGACCTGCAGGTCGACGGCCTGCCCCTGGAGTTCCTCCAGAACAAGGAGCCCAAGCTCCTCGTCGACGACCTGTCGCCGGTCAGCTGGCCGAAGGAGCCCGACCTCGAGTGGTGCCCGCCGGGCCACGGCGACATCTACACCGCGCTGCGCGGCTCCGGCACGCTCGACCAGCTGATCGAGCAGGGCTACCGCTACGCGTTCGTCTCCAACTCCGACAACCTCGGCGCCGTGCCCGACGCGAAGGTCGCCGGCTGGTTCGCCGCCAGCGGCGCGCCGTTCGCGATCGAGGCCGTGGTCCGCACACCGAGCGACCGCAAGGGCGGCCACTTCGCGCGCCGCAAGGCCGACGGCCGGATCGTGCTGCGCGAGACCGCGCAGACGCCGGCGGAGGACAAGGAGGCGCTGGCCGACCTCAGCCGGCACCGCTACTGCTCGACCAACAACCTGTGGTTCGACCTGGTGGCGATGCGCGACACGCTCGACGCGCGCGACGGCATCCTCGGGCTGCCGCTGATCAAGAACGTCAAGAACGTCGACCCCGGCGACAAGTCGACCCCGGAGGTGATCCAGATCGAGACCGCCATGGGCGCGGCGATCGAGGTGTTCGAGGGCTCCCAGCTGATCGAGGTCGGCCGTGACCGGTTCGTGCCGGTGAAGACCACCAACGACCTGCTGGTGCTGCGCTCCGACGTCTACGAGATCGGCGACGACTTCGCGCTGACCCAGATCGCCGCCGACATCCCCTACATCGACCTCGACGACGACTTCTACAAGCTGGTCGGGGAGTTCGACAAGCGCTTCCCGGAGGGCGCCCCCTCGCTCGCCAAGGCCTCGTCGCTGACGATCGACGGCGACTGGACCTTCGGCCACGGCGTCCAGTTCGTCGGCGACGTGAAGCTCGACAGCAGCGCCGCCGAGCGGGTGCCCGCGGGCGAGGTCATCACCGGCGAGCACAAGGCCTGACGGCGGGTCGCCGTACTCCTGCTGGACGGGTGGGAGACTGGCGCCATGAGTGAGGCACCCCGCGGGCTGACCCACGTCGACGAGTCCGGCGCCGCCCGGATGGTCGACGTCTCGGAGAAGGCCGTCACCGCGCGGGCCGCGACGGCGTCCGGTCGGGTGCTCGTGTCCGCCGAGGTCGTGGCGCTGCTGCGCGGCGAGGGCGTGCCGAAGGGCGACGCTCTCGCGGTCGCTCGCATTGCCGGGATCATGGGCGCCAAGCGCACCCCCGACCTGGTCCCTCTCTGCCACCCGCTCGCGATCTCGGGCGTCGTCCTCGACCTCGAGGTGGCCGACGACGCGGTCGAGATCTCGGCGACCGTGCGCACCTCGGACCGCACCGGCGTCGAGATGGAGGCGCTCACCGCGGTCTCCGTCGCCGCGCTCACGGTCGTCGACATGGTCAAGGCCGTCGACAAGGGCGCGGTGATCACCGACGTACGCGTGGAGTCCAAGACAGGCGGCAAGTCGGGGGAGTGGCGACGGTGAGGGCGGTCGTGGTGGTGGCGTCCAACCGCGCGGCCGCCGGCGTCTACGAGGACACCACGGGTCCGCTGATCGTCGACGCCCTGCGCGACCTCGGGTTCGAGGTCGGCGACCCCGTCGTGTGCGCCGACGGCGACCCGGTCGGTACGGCGATCTCGGCCGCCGTCGCCGAGGGCGCGCGCGTCGTGCTCACGACCGGCGGGACCGGCCTGACGCCGACCGACCTGACCCCCGAGGTGACGCGGCCGCTGCTCGACCGCGAGGTGCCGGGGCTCGCCGAGGCGATCCGTGCCGCCGGCATCGCGAAGGGCGTGCCCACCGCCGCCCTGTCCCGCGGCCTGGCGGGCGTGAGCGGCGACTGCCTGGTGGTGAACCTGCCCGGGTCGCGCGGGGGAGTGAAGGACGCGCTCGAGGTGCTGCGGCCGGTCGTGGTCCACGCCGTCGAGCAGGTGCGGGGGAGCGACCATTGAGCGACACGCACCCGCGCCGCGCGCCGGCCGACCGGATGATCACCTCGGTCCCCGGCCGCACCTGGCCCAACGTGCTGACCTCCGGTGTGGACCCCACGGTCACGCTGCGCCCCATCCGGCGCTCGGATGCCCGCGCCTGGCGCTCCGCGCGCCAGCGCAACGCCCACTGGCTCGGTCCGTGGGACGCCACCGTCCCGCCCGGCGGTGAGGCGCGGCCGACGTCGTTCCGAGCGCTGGTGAAACGGCTGTCGAAGGCGGCCCGGCGCGGCACCAACCTGCCGTTCGTGATCGAGGTCGACGGCCGCTTCGCCGGCCAGGTGAGCATCAACAACATCGTGCGCGGGTCGGCGCAGTTCGCCTCGGTGGGCTACTGGATCGACCAGGACTTCGCCGGCCGCGGCGTGATGCCGCGCGCGGTCGCGATGGCGATCGACCACTGCTTCTTCGCTGCGGGGCTGCACCGGATCGAGGTCTGCATCCGTCCCGAGAACACCAACTCGCTGCGGGTCGTCGAGAAGCTCGGCATCCGCGAGATCGGCTACGCGCCGCGGTTCCTGCACATCGACGGCGACTGGCGCGACCACCGGATCTTCGCGATCACCAAGGAGGAGGTGCCGCGCGGCGTGCTGGCGCGGCTCATCGAGTCCGGCGGGGACGTGTCGGAAACGG
Proteins encoded in this region:
- the moaC gene encoding cyclic pyranopterin monophosphate synthase MoaC, with the translated sequence MSEAPRGLTHVDESGAARMVDVSEKAVTARAATASGRVLVSAEVVALLRGEGVPKGDALAVARIAGIMGAKRTPDLVPLCHPLAISGVVLDLEVADDAVEISATVRTSDRTGVEMEALTAVSVAALTVVDMVKAVDKGAVITDVRVESKTGGKSGEWRR
- a CDS encoding GNAT family N-acetyltransferase, whose amino-acid sequence is MSDTHPRRAPADRMITSVPGRTWPNVLTSGVDPTVTLRPIRRSDARAWRSARQRNAHWLGPWDATVPPGGEARPTSFRALVKRLSKAARRGTNLPFVIEVDGRFAGQVSINNIVRGSAQFASVGYWIDQDFAGRGVMPRAVAMAIDHCFFAAGLHRIEVCIRPENTNSLRVVEKLGIREIGYAPRFLHIDGDWRDHRIFAITKEEVPRGVLARLIESGGDVSETAGG
- a CDS encoding molybdenum cofactor synthesis domain-containing protein, with amino-acid sequence MRAVVVVASNRAAAGVYEDTTGPLIVDALRDLGFEVGDPVVCADGDPVGTAISAAVAEGARVVLTTGGTGLTPTDLTPEVTRPLLDREVPGLAEAIRAAGIAKGVPTAALSRGLAGVSGDCLVVNLPGSRGGVKDALEVLRPVVVHAVEQVRGSDH